Proteins encoded together in one Eublepharis macularius isolate TG4126 chromosome 2, MPM_Emac_v1.0, whole genome shotgun sequence window:
- the LOC129325027 gene encoding acyl-CoA (8-3)-desaturase-like: protein MAPPQLDSDAPVREKEVVGSGGSAPRGFFTWEEVGLRTGRIQPYNEHWLVIDRKVYDVSRFYKRHPGGARVIRHYAGQDATDAFTAFHLDKNYVSKYLKPLLIGELAPDQPNSEPNKNQLIIEDFRKLRSTVEKAELLKPNILFFFLIFLHIVILDVGAWFTIWYFGTSLLPFFLGVALFATAQCQMNWFQHDLGHLSVFSISKWNHMLHTFLMCIMKGMAAKWWNNLHFQHHAKPNCFRKDPDLNMHPFLFALGKKLAAELGMQKKKFMPYNHQHKYFFISGPGALLPFFQFSVFYFSIKRKEWVELALMITFYIRVCLMYIPIMGFKCFMAFFWLARLLEICCFTWVSQMNHIPMHIDYDINTDWVSTQLQATCNVDQSFFNDWFTGHLNFQIEHHLFPTMPRHNLWKVAPLVKSLCAKHGIAYQCKPLFTAFGDIVHSLKDSGQAWYDAYIHA, encoded by the exons GGCTGCGCACTGGTCGGATCCAGCCTTACAACGAGCACTGGCTGGTGATCGACCGGAAAGTCTACGACGTTAGCCGCTTCTACAAGCGGCACCCGGGAGGCGCCCGAGTGATCCGGCATTATGCCGGGCAGGATGCCACG GATGCATTTACAGCATTCCACCTTGATAAAAATTATGTGAGCAAATACTTGAAGCCATTGCTGATTGGGGAGCTTGCACCAGATCAACCTAACTCTGAGCCCAACAAAAAT CAATTGATAATAGAGGACTTCCGTAAGCTGCGATCCACTGTTGAGAAGGCAGAACTCTTGAAGCCCAAcatcctcttcttcttcctgaTTTTCCTTCACATTGTGATATTAGATGTTGGTGCCTGGTTTACCATCTGGTACTTTGGAACATCTTTACTACCATTCTTCCTAGGTGTTGCATTATTTGCTACTGCTCAG TGCCAAATGAATTGGTTTCAGCATGACTTGGGACACCTTTCTGTCTTTAGCATATCAAAATGGAATCACATGCTACATACATTCTTAATGTGCATAATGAAA GGAATGGCAGCAAAGTGGTGGAATAACCTGCACTTCCAGCACCATGCCAAGCCCAATTGCTTTCGTAAAGACCCTGATCTCAACATGCAtccttttttgtttgctttaggGAAGAAACTGGCTGCAGAG CTTGGGATGCAGAAAAAGAAGTTCATGCCTTACAACCATCAACACAAGTACTTCTTCA TTTCAGGTCCAGGAGCATTGCTTCCCTTCTTCCAGTTCTCTGTATTCTACTTCTCAATCAAGCGAAAAGAATGGGTG GAGCTAGCTTTGATGATAACCTTCTACATCCGAGTCTGTCTCATGTATATACCTATTATGGGATTTAAGTGTTTTATGGCATTCTTCTGGCTGGCCAG GCTTCTTGAGATCTGCTGTTTTACCTGGGTGTCACAAATGAATCACATCCCGATGCACATTGACTATGATATAAATACAGACTGGGTATCTACACAG CTCCAGGCAACCTGCAACGTGGATCAATCCTTTTTTAATGACTGGTTTACTGGCCATCTGAACTTCCAGATTGAACACCA CCTTTTCCCCACAATGCCTCGACACAACTTGTGGAAGGTGGCCCCTCTGGTGAAATCCCTCTGTGCCAAGCATGGCATTGCCTACCAATGCAAGCCCCTGTTCACTGCCTTTGGAGACATTGTGCA CTCTCTTAAGGATTCTGGGCAAGCCTGGTATGATGCATATATACATGCATAA